A stretch of Linepithema humile isolate Giens D197 chromosome 3, Lhum_UNIL_v1.0, whole genome shotgun sequence DNA encodes these proteins:
- the Orct gene encoding organic cation transporter protein — MAYDDVILRMGEFGRYQRRVYLLLCLPAISCAFHKLAGVFLGAKMNSRCLLPHEFAMNATFQLSQDVLNASYPWDPELQGWSQCLSLDLTGAANGTIVERSIGGDGAAGKGISCKEYVYDRSVYKSTTTSEWDLVCDKAWLRATGDALFMVGVMLGSMIFGGLSDKYGRRPIFFLSLVIQLVGGVLVAVAPELISYVIFRLIVGSTTSGVFLVAYVIALEMVGPKKRLVAGVGCQLFFTTGYILTAGFAYFITDWRMLQIAITVPSIAFLLYWWFIPESARWLLTKGRHQEAKDLLQRASLENGVEMPSETLDTLLNNNSEDSKPDMRKPSLFDLFRYPNLRRKSILLFFNWLVNSGTYYGLSWHASNLGGNDYVNFVISGLVEVPAYTFLIFTLNRWGRKIILCGCMMLSGLALLATLFVPADTPWLIVTLAMIGKLAITSSYGAIYVFTAEQFPTVIRNVGLGASSTFARIGGVIAPYVNHLSEIWTPLPLVIFGASALLGGLMSLLLPETLNKKLPESIQDGELFGKKTSKKKKKKQQLDINQLHEVDVIKPLKPQEKQNGVHEKQNG; from the exons ATGGCGTATGACGACGTTATCCTTCGAATGGGCGAGTTCGGTCGCTATCAGCGCAGGGTCTACCTCCTACTCTGTCTTCCAGCGATATCATGCGCCTTTCACAAGCTAGCCGGCGTGTTCCTCGGTGCCAAAATGAATTCAAg GTGTTTACTGCCGCACGAATTCGCGATGAACGCGACATTCCAGCTGAGCCAGGACGTATTAAACGCGAGCTACCCGTGGGACCCCGAGCTTCAAGGGTGGTCGCAATGTCTGAGCCTTGACCTTACCGGCGCCGCGAACGGCACGATCGTTGAGAGATCAATTGGCGGCGACGGCGCCGCAGGGAAAGGGATCAGTTGCAAGGAATACGTGTACGACAGAAGCGTGTACAAAAGCACAACCACTTCCGAG TGGGACTTGGTCTGCGATAAGGCGTGGCTGAGAGCGACGGGGGACGCGTTGTTCATGGTAGGAGTCATGCTTGGCTCGATGATATTCGGCGGTTTGTCCGATAAATATGGTCGTAGACCAATTTTCTTCCTGTCTTTAGTCATACAGCTGGTCGGCGGTGTACTAGTCGCTGTCGCGCCCGAGCTTATTTCCTACGTAATCTTCAGGCTGATCGTCGGCTCGACCACTAGTGGGGTGTTCCTGGTAGCTTACGTTATAG CTTTGGAGATGGTCGGGCCGAAAAAGCGATTGGTAGCTGGAGTGGGCTGCCAATTGTTTTTCACCACCGGATACATACTTACCGCCGGCTTCGCCTATTTCATTACCGATTGGAGAATGCTGCAAATAGCCATTACGGTACCGAGCATCGCGTTTCTACTTTATTGGTG GTTCATTCCCGAATCCGCGCGATGGCTCCTGACGAAGGGCCGCCACCAGGAAGCGAAGGATTTGCTGCAACGCGCTTCCCTGGAGAACGGCGTGGAGATGCCCAGCGAAACTCTGGACACGCTTCTCAACAACAACAGCGAGGACAGCAAGCCTGATATGAGGAAGCCCTCGCTGTTCGATCTGTTCCGCTATCCGAACTTAAGGCGGAAGAGCATTCTCTTGTTTTTCAACTG GCTCGTCAACAGCGGCACGTACTACGGACTCTCTTGGCACGCGTCCAACCTCGGCGGTAACGATTAcgttaattttgtaatatctgGATTAGTGGAGGTGCCAGCGTACACGTTCCTCATCTTCACTCTGAACCGATGGGGCAGGAAAATCATTCTTTGCGGCTGCATGATGTTGTCCGGATTGGCATTGCTCGCTACATTATTTGTTCCTGCCG ATACACCGTGGTTAATCGTTACCTTGGCGATGATAGGAAAACTTGCTATCACATCCTCTTACGGCGCAATTTATGTGTTCACCGCTGAGCAATTTCCAACAGTCATCCGAAACGTCGGACTGGGAGCAAGTTCTACTTTTGCTCGAATTGGCGGAGTAATCGCGCCATATGTCAATCATCTA TCGGAGATATGGACGCCATTACCACTCGTTATTTTCGGAGCCAGTGCCTTATTGGGCGGATTAATGTCCCTTCTTCTTCCCGAAacgttgaataaaaaattacccgAATCGATTCAAGACGGGGAGCTCTTTGGAAA GAAAAcgtcaaagaaaaagaagaagaagcagcAATTGGATATCAACCAACTGCATGAGGTGGATGTAATAAAGCCGTTAAAGCCACAGGAGAAGCAGAACGGCGTGCACGAGAAACAGAACGGATGA
- the LOC105668703 gene encoding membrane metallo-endopeptidase-like 1 produces MKQFILLALIGVFLTQSVTPSIIRDYSSNLKWLFGLNNKLNESKKEIKEESRTVCKTQECQKFAKILLESIDKSVDPCDDFYEYACGNWPEHNPIPEGEDTWSLFYKVQQNVQKQIEEILDAGTDKNDLLAVKLAKKWYAVCMDTDAMDKQGLDPLIFTLSRIGGWPMIMHPDEWDEQEYSWQKVDDQYTRLMGRNAFHDLRVREYGLNETGKEVHIDTPHLPPGIYKLWLGNMHELESEEDESDEDPSGEDKQSDEQKGSQEPGSEDEDDDKKDDDDDDSDSDDDDDDDSDNDDNDDDSDNDDNDHDSDDNSNDDDSNDNSNDDDNNDDSDDDDNDDEDNKANKQDDDKNTKKKATKKKSIKKTHHKRNKKLSHSKKRKSGTQTTKKHNQKIKWQRVKRRVITTKGNSQPVQHFTHRGKSHARKNKKNHVRKGRKWAKKTLDNEEDHTSTTSTTPRDSTEETNDEDTLKLIETYADYVSKVARVLAKARGTEILEEDIKKDVQDMIKFQVKLIDIVLDSSDEFESTLDGFQEWYNEKNPKTDNSNINWIYKIAELFDEANVAIDGDLNLNVNSADYFEALVSLLDETSSRTIVNYIHWNFLSKIIRTTTSEMRQLYYAWENVGNDDEDEDQKEQKTDDKKKRSSSCVEEVEMSDILAYEYVRKHFSDDITRTATDMVDDIQKEVEYQIKESDWMDEYTKDFVLSKLVNMKKFIGYPDWYKNSTIVKRYFQGLMIGNSYYENTLSYSRYIRWKGLRILTKDEDDDETWWMSPLTVNAFFAPNENSIAISAADFQSPFFAYSRPQAINYGIIGFVMAHEVNHGFDDTGHLYDKNGDFVEWLSVMAEAYGQRANCFVEQFNNYPVDVKSKKKIKNYGNQTIGDNIADTMGLYTVYRAYLRRERECGKPDTVLPGLEELTNDQLFFLSFANLWCEASDPEKAMWRVKMDEHSTGRLRVIGSVSNSEDFAKVYNCPVGSAMNPERKCNIWK; encoded by the exons ATGAAGCAATTCATTCTTCT CGCTTTAATTGGCGTTTTTCTGACACAGAGTGTCACACCATCGATAATTCGCGATTACTCTTCCAATTTAAAATGGTTATTCGGtttgaataacaaattaaatgaaagcaaaaaagaaatcaagGAAGAATCACGGACCGTGTGCAAAACTCAGGAGTGCCAGAAATTCG ctaAGATATTATTAGAGAGCATAGACAAATCCGTGGATCCGTGCGACGATTTTTACGAGTACGCGTGTGGAAATTGGCCGGAACATAATCCTATTCCAGAAGGAGAGGACACTTGGAGTTTATTCTACAAGGTACAACAGAATGTCCAGAAGCAAATAGAAg AAATTTTGGATGCGGGAACCGATAAGAACGATCTGCTGGCGGTGAAACTTGCGAAGAAGTGGTACGCGGTTTGCATGGATACAG acGCAATGGACAAGCAAGGGCTCGATCCGCTGATTTTCACTTTATCGCGTATAGGCGGTTGGCCGATGATAATGCATCCCGATGAATGGGACGAACAGGAGTACAGCTGGCAAAAAGTAGATGATCAATACACGCGTTTGATGGGCAGAAATGCTTTCCACGATCTGCGCGTTCGGGAATACGGTTTGAATGAGACCGGAAAAGAAGTGCAT ATCGATACTCCGCATTTACCTCCGGGCATATACAAACTGTGGCTTGGAAATATGCATGAACTCGAGTCAGAAGAAGACGAAAGCGATGAGGATCCAAGTGGCGAGGATAAGCAGAGCGATGAGCAGAAAGGTAGCCAAGAACCGGGAAGCGAAGATGAAGACGATGATAAAAAAgatgatgacgacgacgatagTGACagcgatgacgatgacgatgatgaCAGCGATAACGACGACAATGATGATGACAGCGATAACGACGACAATGATCATGACAGCGATGATAATAGCAATGATGATGACAGCAATGATAATAGCAATGATGATGACAATAATGATGacagcgacgacgacgacaatgaTGATGAAGACAATAAAGCAAACAAACAGGATGATGATAAAAACACCAAGAAAAAAGCAACCAAGAAAAAGTCAATTAAAAAAACCCatcataaaagaaacaaaaaattgagccacagtaaaaaaagaaagagtgGCACACAGACTACAAAAAAGCACAATCAGAAGATCAAATGGCAGCGAGTAAAAAGACGTGTGATAACGACGAAGGGGAATAGTCAGCCCGTGCAGCATTTTACTCATCGCGGGAAGTCGCACGCGCggaagaataagaaaaatcaCGTGAGGAAAGGAAGAAAATGGGCAAAAAAGACATTGGACAACGAGGAAGATCATACATCGACAACATCGACAACACCACGAGATAGCACAGAAGAAACGAACGATGAAGATACATTGAAACTGATAGAAACGTACGCTGATTACGTTTCGAAGGTAGCTCGCGTTCTAGCTAAAGCAAGAGGCACCGAAATCTTAGAAGAGGACATCAAGAAAGACGTTCAAGACATGATCAAGTTTCAAGTGAAATTAATTGAC ATTGTTCTGGACTCCAGTGATGAATTCGAGTCGACACTCGACGGCTTTCAAGAATGGTATAATGAAAAGAATCCTAAAACGGATAACAGCAAT ATTAAttggatatataaaattgcggAACTATTCGACGAAGCCAATGTGGCCATTGATggcgatttaaatttaaacgtcAATTCAGCGGACTACTTCGAGGCTCTCGTCTCTCTGTTAGATGAAACGTCGAGTCGTACGATCG TGAACTACATACACTGGAACTTCCtgagtaaaataataagaactACCACGAGCGAAATGAGGCAATTGTATTATGCATGGGAAAATGTTGGCAATGATGACGAAGATGAAGATCAAAAAGAACAGAAAACAGATGACAAAAAGAAAAG ATCATCCAGCTGCGTGGAAGAAGTAGAGATGAGTGATATTTTAGCATACGAATATGTGAGAAAACATTTCTCTGATGATATCACGAGAACC GCAACGGACATGGTAGACGACATACAAAAGGAAGTCGAGTATCAGATTAAAGAATCAGATTGGATGGACGAATATACCAAGGACTTTGTCTTATCAAAATTAgtgaatatgaaaaaattcattGGATATCCAGATTGGTATAAAAATAGCACTATCGTCAAACGATACTTTCAAGGA CTCATGATCGGCAATTCGTATTACGAGAATACACTCAGCTACAGCAGATACATTAGATGGAAAGGACTACGAATATTAACAAAAGACGAAGATGATGATGAAAC ATGGTGGATGAGTCCTTTGACTGTAAATGCCTTTTTCGCCCCAAATGAAAACAGTATAG CTATTTCGGCAGCGGATTTCCAGAGTCCATTTTTCGCTTACAGCCGACCAca agcTATTAATTATGGTATTATTGGGTTTGTCATGGCTCACGAAGTTAATCATGGATTTGACGACACTG gacATTTGTACGATAAGAACGGTGATTTTGTGGAATGGCTGTCTGTGATGGCTGAAGCATATGGTCAAAGGGCAAATTGCTTTGTggaacaatttaataattatcccGTCGATGTAaaatcaaaaaagaaaataaag AACTATGGCAACCAAACGATAGGTGACAATATCGCGGACACAATGGGATTATACACAGTATATAGAGCTTATCTGAGGAGGGAAAGGGAGTGCGGAAAACCGGACACCGTATTACCAGGTTTAGAAGAATTGACCAATGATCAACTTTTCTTCTTATCTTTTGCCAAT ttATGGTGCGAAGCTAGTGATCCAGAAAAGGCTATGTGGAGGGTCAAAATGGACGAACACAGTACCGGACGGTTGAGGGTAATAGGATCTGTTTCAAACTCGGAAGACTTCGCCAAAGTTTATAATTGCCCGGTTGGCAGTGCGATGAATCCCGAAAGGAAGTGCAACATCTGGAAGtga